The Brassica napus cultivar Da-Ae chromosome C7, Da-Ae, whole genome shotgun sequence genomic interval aaaaactttaaattactgatcacaaattttttattgtaggattaatagttttagtaagttatagttttttaaaaaataagttgttaatgtttgttcaaagcttttatcaaaaaaaattgttcaaagtaaatttcgaaattaaaatatttatgaattttatatggtatatagtttgatttaaaatgatatatatatatatagatcttttaatcttaataatttattaaattagactttttacttatatgattttgtaatcatttgtatcttgtcataacaaaaaatttaaaccgtggatcacaaaatttgaatgtgagacttttaacagttttagtaatttatagtcgtttttaaaaattcaaaatataacatatatagaaaaatctaaatttttattatatggttaatgtggctgttacatttattttaatagtttaaaattaaacaaaatgatagAAGGATACACCAATTCTTACCAAATctatattattcaaaatcattaattgtcatatatactttagccacattaggcaattccgttacttttagttaagaaaataataaataacattaataataaataattggttagtttaataaaaaaattattatataattagatgaaccaacatatttctctaatgattctaataaTCATTTTATTGATGACACATGACTACAAACAAAAGTTGTaatgttactaaattaatatataggagatatatGAATTATTTGTCTTTCAGTCTTTGTTTGGAGTTTCTGCTAAAAGCCTAAATCTGTAAAAATGGGATGTTAGCCCTtgatgaataatattttttttgtgtggactCCTAGCAAACTTACAATACTAATCGGATTCAGATTCAAAATGGGCTTCCGGAAGCCGGGAAACAAGTCAGTTTACGAGCATTACTCTTATTAGAAATTTGGTCGGAAACGATCGGTGGTTGAGTCTACgtaccctttttttttataacagtgGAGATCCGGCGACCGAGGTCAACCGACTAATCTCATGAGACATACGGTACTCTACGTATTCTTGCAATTTAACGCTAGCCCGGATGGCCACACGGGGTTTCGAAGCCGGGTCTGTATTGTTATACATGAAacttaaagatatatatataacactaatgatTAAGAGTTATTTTATCTGATTTAAGCTTTAATTTTGCAATACCTATTGAGCTCCATTGAGCCTATCCACTTCAGCATGGAAAATCAATCAAtgagaaattttctttttgccaTGTCATACGTGTTGGGCTGCTCTTTCTTTTGTGATCCGTGAATTGAATTATCAGGCCCATAAATCCAACCGAAGATAATCCCTAAAACGCTGAATCTGGGTCGATGATTTTCTTCGACAATCTCTATCTTCATCGTTTCCAATTCTTCAACGGTTTGTCGATCAATCGCTACTCCATCTCTGTGCAATGAATACTCCGAATATCTCATTTATGGCTTCCTTTCGCCTTCCCCCTCCTAAGATTCTTTATaacactcttcttcttcccagATTTATCACACACAAAAATATTCTCTCAAGCGATGAATTTCAACAGCAAATCTTCTGTTTCCGGCGATTTTATCTCGAAGAAACCAAATGGTAAGGACGGTGTCTCCTCCGCCGAGCCGATCAAATCGATGGATTCCAACAGCAAATCCCCTGCTTCCGGAGATCTCATATCGAAGAAACCAAATGGAAAGAACGGTGTCTCCTCCGTCGGGCCGATCAAACGTACCGGCCAAACCGGTGTTGCTTCCGCCAAAGCTGTCTCCGGCGATCCCATGTCGAAGAAATCAACCGGCAAGGCCGTTGTGTGCTCTGACGTGCCGGTCAAACGTAGCGGCGGAACCGGTGTCCCCTCCGCCAAAACTGATGAAATGGTGTTCTTCAGAGATGTTAAATTTGGACCACAGGAAGGCGAGTTAAGGTTTCGTCTGATCCATTTTTGGGAGGCTCGGACGCACTCACGAAGATTCACGAAGATACTTCTTGGTCTCATCTAAACAGGTATGCTTCCTCAATCAATAATAAAGTCTTGAATATATAAAGAACCGCTTTTCCTCAGACATGAAAATAGATTAGCACATAAATAACAAGGTGTAGTTTAAGTTTAACCCCTAACGCTCATAACGATTTGATATAGTgttgtttgataataatttgaGATTCTATCTGACTACAGGGTATGCACGGACCCAAGTGTAAGCTGGGCGAGTAAAGCACAGTTGGAAGAAGAATACATGAAGTAAACGTTGTGGGTGACATCATTCTTCCGATCGTGTATGCAAAACATGGATCTTAAGCATGGACCTTCTTCCCGATGCGGTGTGTAAGTTATTGATTTTTCAGTTCACCATTCATTTTCCATGTGTAGATATAGATTGTTCATGTTCTATGAGGTATAGATTTTTCATCTTTTGGGAAACCAATGAGAAAGCTCtctcaaatcaaataaaaaaagacaTTTGCAAAACTTCTCTAATACCCTCTCTTTTGAAACTTATAATGTATTCGGTCCGTTTTGCAGGCCTGTCAAAGCCACAAGAGAATTTGAGTCATACGCATAGAGACTATGACGGACAATCAGCGAGAGTAGTGGGCCTTTCTATCCCTAATGCAACTGTAGAAACTGTATTACAAGGTGAACTTTTCCCATATAGTTTCATCTTGACTTCTTGGTTGTTTATGTGAAATGAACGGGTCTGTCTGCAGTGTGTGGCCCTTGGTAACGGGGGTTTGTGCTCTAAGAATAAGTCTTTTGAAATAATCTATTACCAGAAAGCTAAGATAATGGTCCAAGGAGATGATGAAGTTACTACCTCAAGTATGAAACTAAACTCAAAGATGATGCGAGTTGAGGTGGGAGTTCTGAATAGAGGAAAAGAAAAGTTCTAAATTTCACTTGATAAACACATAATATCGTTTTGaatctttttgttaattaattagaTTTTAAGTTAAGAGTACTTGATAAGCAGTTGATGGATTTCtgtcaaataaaaaatgaagaatCATGAGCTTGAGTAGAAACAAAGAGGGAATAATATAAAAGCCATATCCAACCATGTCTGTGTGGGCTCCTAATAATTGtcattaattttgtaaattttaaagttcttCAAGAGGATTGGATTCATTGTGATAGGTGAATTCTTTCTCCGATGTTGATCCTCTACTCAAAAGTTAGTTTACGTACTTCCAGTacagaaaaaaagaattatacacaaaaataattaaattaaatttttttatttttgtaaactttaagtcaatttagttaaaatatttaaattttcctTAAACATTTGAACTACAGATTGGTTATATAAATTTTCCTTAACCGAAtcattttccttctttttttgaaaaacaaaatgattCATTCAATAGAAATCAGTTCACCACAATGATGAAGTAGAGTAGAGAGGGGCCTTTGCCAAATAGTCCGCAACCGATTTTTGATACCTAAGGAtaaatgagaaaaaaacaaagtcGAAAAAAAATGATAGACAATTATTAACATCCATGAGAACTCCAAAGAGTTCTCTAACCGAATTTAACATATGCATTTCTGGTGCTATTCATTTTCTATAGCTTATGTTTAGAGAAGCTTGAGAAACCAGTTCTACATTTTGTCAGTCTCTTAATAATACAACtatcttttaattattaaaaatttagttatatatctaaattatactccctctgtttttatttgtaagtagttttagttaaaagtGTGAATATTAAGAAAACTTTTACTTTTGAATAAATAgcatttaatacataaattcaaccaataataaaaaaaagtatgaaTTATTTGATTGGTCACACAACATGTAATAAATGTAAAAGGTGCTTTGGATTATGTAAACATCATtgtgaaacaaacattttttgataaaactacttacatatcaaaacagagagagtattaaattattactctctccgtttcgatttaattgtcgttgtagggaaaacattttgtttcaaaataagtgtcgttttagagtttcaatgcaaaatttattaataagattctccattttatttttttattggttgaaatatggttaggtgtataggtaattgtgtttttgttttagaaatatacaaaatcatatgtttttttaatttgtgtgcataaacctaaaacgacaattaaagtgaaacggaaggagtattatATTATATCTGATAGACTATGTTTGAGAGATTCATCATTGAAAATGCTTTTGATACTTTATATATAGAAGTTTTAgatacatattattaatataagtACATAATCCACAATTTCTTTATGTTGAATGCATCTTTCCCACACTAAAAGACTAATATTGCGCTAATTAGTCCTTGCGTATGGTCGAAtcttgttgttaaaaaaaaaagtccttACGTATGGTCTACTTCTGACTGGTTTAAGATAACGTAGGATGATTGGATGAAAATTTAGGACCACTAGATTCATCACAGCTAGTCGTTTAAGATTAACCTGAAAACTATACGTGAAAACTGCAGTACGTAGGGTGTAACCCGTGACCCATGGAATGGAACGAGCAGAAACACTATGTTCCTTAATAttccttaaatttttttaccatttacgaggaataaattttttttttcgttcatTTGTTTGTAGATAATTATAGAACAAATCAATCTCTCgttaattttgataaggaaccatcattcctaaaattttattcatacTCGTTCTTTTTCTATCCTTTCCTATTGTTCCTATGATGATTACCAGTCACACCCGTAGTGTATTCATAATGCAGGACCACTCTAAGGTAAATATGTGTCTCAGATTTTGCTCTAAATCAGACGTCAGAACTTTTAtagtgtttctttttgttttttgtcatAAGACttacgaaattttttttaacttgcacTATATTTCTTCAAATGTAATAGATCTCTGCATTCAATTACAAAAGGAATAAAAAGTCTTAGTTAGTAGAAGAACTAAAAGATGAATAAAAATGTTACTAGTTTTGTTTAGATACAGAATTGCCCCAGAATCTTGAAAACTGCCCGCACTTACATCTTTGCACCGACATAACGTTTACTTTCCAGTAATGAACTGGATACAAATTCCCCTCATGGTTACTAATTTGGGCATTAATTAATGTGGTCATATTCTTATCAAGCTAAGTAGAAAAGAGCGATTGGAACACTGAAAACTAAGTCGATTATAGGGTATAGTAGTTGGAAGATTAACATAGTCTCCACTCTTCACATTAAGATCATGAAAAACCCATCGAGTATcaaaggatatatatatatatatatatatatgtatatcaggTTTAACTGGTGCAAGATGGTGCAATAAAATGAAATATCCATTATTGAAGGCCTTTGTCATACACAATCCAGACTTCAGGTATTTCAAAAAACACACCAGACACAAACTATTTAGTATTGATCAGAATTTTTGTGCATCAACCAAAGGGTCCAGCGCTACATTTGTATATAGCTCCCTGGAAATTCCGGAAAGTACATTGCTCCTTAGCTAACTTGCAAAAAGACTTCTTAAAAACTGAATATATCAATCAagttgctaaactgagtccgatAGCCAGACCAGAACCAAACCAACTCTTTGCatgaaatatcttttttttttggaacgctCATGAAATATCTTCAAGTGTCTAAAATTGACAATAAACCAAATGTTATGGACCACTAAAAGATATTTCTGATtattaaaaaatctatctttatttTCAAAGTAAAACAACGACTTTAATGGTGGACTTGAAGGCACGATATTATTCGCAGTTGATGTAAGGAAATTAATTCGAAATACATAAGGCTTATTTATTTTCCATGTAGGAACAAACTAAGAAATAACATTTTTAGttcaactataaataaaaacatagaacGTTTCAGTCGACTGTCTAATCTGCAACCACAATTTTGACCAAATAATATAAAGCTTAAGCTTTGTATATGATCTAATTTGCATTTTGAGAACCAACGAACTTGGACTAGTAACACTTGAGGGATAATTCCAATACGATAAACCGCAGTTCGATCTCCGTTGGCCACCAAATAATTTAACATTGTACTCATATGTAACATTTCAGAGTTCGAtgtactaaatatatatttttaaaattagcttattagagaaaataatataaaatagtttatttgtAACAAAAGCACACTTTGATTGGccatttaattttcaaatttaagtTTGAATTGAAGTTTCCTTGATTATAGTTTTCTTTTCTTGGTCAGCATCATCCGTTACTCTCAGAAGAAATTTGTATCCTGCACTTATTTCCCATTACATTTCCCAACCTTCTAAATACAAGGTCataaccaaaatattaaaatcctaAAGCAAATCAAAAGTATTATTGGGAAGCAAGACCTATAACTAATAGGAAGAGATGACGACGTGGCCGGCTAAATCTTCTCTGCCACAGACGGTAAGTCCAGTCTACTTTGTGCAGAGCCCACCGAACACAGACGTAGACAAGATATCAACCGGATCGGGTCTTAGCCCGTTCGGATCACCCGTTAACCGACAGGGCCAGGTCAGTCACTACAACCATGAGTCTGTGGCCGTGTCACCTTCGACTCTACGGTCCTCAGGACCATTGAGAAACGGATACAGTAGTCTCCAAGTGCATGATCATGACCAAACAATCGACGAGGATGATGACGATTACGATGAAGTAGACGGTTCGGATGAGAAAAGAGGAAGGAGAACGAGGTTTTACACTTGCTTGTTGTTTACGTTTGTGCTGGCCTTCACTATCTTCTGTCTCATTTTGTGGGGAGTTTCCAAATCTTTCTCACCTATTGTCACTTTGAAGGTAATTCATAGAGCTTTGACTGTTCCGGAAATAAATTTTGCTCTTGTGAAAATTATTACATTCTCTAGAGATAAAATATTTCTCTGTTTTcgtaattatattttgtgaagTGTGAAAGCGAAATTAGTTTTACGTTTTGATTGTTGTTTTTCTTAACATGTAGTATAACTTccaaaatgaattaaaaacataaaaataaacataatcaGATATTCAAATGACAATGATGCCACAATAAGTGTATTTTGTGgagtttaaaaatttaatatgaagaattatataaataaatatacggaaaaatgaatatgtaatacatatatttttaagtattatcaAAGTATTATAATGTTAAAAAGTATTataagtgttacaaaaaaaagttaaaaagtatTATAAAAAGAATAAGTATTATTCGTTCACAGAATGTTTGCATATATGTATTACTTTAACAAAACATATTGTGTGAAATTAAATTTCTATCACAAAACTGTAATTAAAAAGGTGTTCATGTAATGTTATCTGTACATTCAGGGGATGGTAATCGAGAGCTTGAACGTGCAATCCGGGAACGACGCATCGGGAGTGCTCACAGATATGCTCACTCTAAATTCAACGGTCACGATGTTATACAAAAACCCTGCGACTTTCTTCACAGTCCATGTCACCTCCTCTCCCCTCCTCTCCCCTCCAGCTCAGCTATTACCAACTCATCCTCGCCTCCGGCCAGGTAAACAATTTCACATCTTATTGCTTGAACCGGCCGGTTATATGATTTATGAACTactttagtttttttggttgtGAGAAAAAATAGATGGAAAAGTTCTCTCAACGAAGGAAGACCGAGAGAATCATTGAGACCAAAGTAATAGGCATTCAAATTCCTTTGTACGGAGGCGTACCAGCTCTATACGCGCAACGAGCTAAACCAGACCGAGTTGTTTTGCCTTTGAATTTAACTTTTACGTTGCGATCACGGGCCTATGTGCTCGGCCGATTAGTCAAAACGAAGTTCTACACGAGCATGAGATGCAGCATCACTTTCCATGGCGATAAACTTGGCAAGAAAATTGATTTCTTGAAGTCTTGCTCTGATCATTGATAGAAAATCAGCAGCGAAATCAGTTCTTTATGTTTATTAGGGaagattaaattattttgatgagatATATACGTGTGAAGGTCTGGACCAATATAAATAGGgttgtaattaatttttttatactaCTATATTTGATCGATAAtcattatttcctttttttgtgaGAAATCTTTGAATAATCATAATtacaaaattcaattatttccgttaatttttatccataaaatataaaatataatgattttgttatctttttgtGTAAATAAAAGAGTTGAAACGTTGGTGGGGATTCAATACGCTGCCGTTTTCTTAATCTCCATGCCTAGTGGTCATTAGGTTCCTACTTGAACATCCTGTGACGGAATACTTCAGGGATTGAAGAAGTTTGCATGTAAACCCTTATCAGCCAAGCGCAGAGCCGATGCAACCACAAACAAAACGCTGAAAGACGCTCCTATGCTTCCCACCGATACGTTGAACCACCACATCAGACTTTCCCTTTGGGGCTGTTTAATAGAGATCCACATGAAACACGGGTATGTAAATGTAACCAGCAAGCCTATAGCTCCAATAAGAACCGCGAGATAAGGCAAGAACGTGAATCCAACGGCTACAAAGAAACAAACCAAACACAAGAACACACGAAACATCATCCGGACAAAGACGGAGCAAGGCTTGTGTCTCTTGGTCGTGTACACCATCTCTGCGTTGTCACAAGCTGGCATTAAGTTTATCGGATATGAACATAAGCAGTTGATGATGAACGTGATGTGTATGAAACAAGCGGCTCGTTTTGAGTAGTCTTGTTCGTAAAGTTCCAAGTAGTTGCCTATTGGACCTCCTGTGGCCGGTATCTATCATATATAAGAATTAATATTAAAGTTCAAACACATAAAAGCAATAATGTGTTGGATTTTGACATACCTTGTCACCGTATGCCCAATATACAACAATGGCTACTAGAAACATACAAACTGCAATGAACACATGAGAGATCACCACAGCTCTCCACATTGTCTTTCT includes:
- the LOC106351932 gene encoding LOW QUALITY PROTEIN: uncharacterized protein LOC106351932 (The sequence of the model RefSeq protein was modified relative to this genomic sequence to represent the inferred CDS: deleted 1 base in 1 codon); translated protein: MTTWPAKSSLPQTVSPVYFVQSPPNTDVDKISTGSGLSPFGSPVNRQGQVSHYNHESVAVSPSTLRSSGPLRNGYSSLQVHDHDQTIDEDDDDYDEVDGSDEKRGRRTRFYTCLLFTFVLAFTIFCLILWGVSKSFSPIVTLKGMVIESLNVQSGNDASGVLTDMLTLNSTVTMLYKNPATFFTVHVTPLPSSPLQLSYYQLILASGQVNNFTSYCLNRPVI